From a region of the Deltaproteobacteria bacterium genome:
- a CDS encoding 4Fe-4S dicluster domain-containing protein: MMKRRDFLKAAGALSSASMLSACGKKGEPEKLISYLVPPEEGVIPGEAVFTPSTCTECPAHCGLRVKTIDGFPRKLEGNPGHPVNHGALCMRGQAALFRLYHPDRIRTPLIRDAGGDFQPIPWEKALEQITTALRGPGKKKHLYLSGRTTGTLVTMIDKFCKTAGIERAPEFEPYSHGALRTAYGRLFGTSDLPGYRIKKADFLLTLGADILETFITPVSFAGQVADRKEDASFTWTHIEPHVSLTGMNATNRLTLHPGSEPVLLRFLLRSILGKKINPSPDTERILSFLPALTLRETTRRTGLAREQILRIVNHFAEAKQPLLITGGVSTGHGDGLQTALLTVLIQWSLSMNEEGTIDFSRTENYGSLGTFSDLMVLMDELEQNRIGVLFLSRANPIHAMAQEYHFPEKLAKADLVVAFTDLMDETAKEADLILPLSHPLESWGDAEPQRGIHSLIRPALRKQYDTFPEAEILLQLQDRILGRPLKTDYAEILRSAWHSLFGAEGTEAFMQQGYRKIPLPERETFLDLSTLSSSTFQKSPQSLEGQVLIVTPSIRTFDGRSRPLSLLYEVPDPLTTITYGKWASIGERTATSAGLTDKDRIVLKTPGGKMTLAAKVQPGLPEGVLVVQRDLFESAPLPGSPETGEILQVSKKMFLEKTGGPVRIPVLSGSTSQHGRGLIPMKEIHHHERISLYPPQEYAGYRWAMAVDLDRCTGCAACVAACYVENNVPIVGRAEHLKGREMSWLRIEPYYNDGRAEFLPMMCQQCDDAPCETVCPVYAAYHNPEGLNVQVYNRCVGTRYCSNNCPYKVRRFNWFEHRWEPPLDRMINPEIFVRWKGVMEKCSFCIQRIRKGHDTAKDRKRKIRDGEVIPACGESCPAGAITFGNLLDRKSRVHRLAHSGRAYRVFDELGTEPAVYYLRKV, from the coding sequence ATGATGAAACGACGTGATTTTTTAAAGGCCGCAGGCGCCCTGTCGAGCGCCTCCATGCTTTCCGCCTGCGGGAAGAAGGGCGAGCCGGAAAAGCTGATCTCCTACCTCGTCCCGCCCGAAGAGGGGGTCATCCCCGGCGAGGCGGTCTTCACCCCTTCAACTTGTACGGAATGCCCGGCACACTGCGGTCTCCGGGTAAAAACCATTGACGGTTTTCCCCGGAAGCTGGAAGGGAATCCCGGTCATCCCGTCAATCATGGAGCCCTCTGCATGCGGGGGCAGGCCGCCCTTTTCCGCCTCTACCATCCCGACCGGATCCGCACCCCACTGATCAGGGATGCGGGCGGCGATTTTCAACCGATCCCCTGGGAGAAGGCCCTGGAGCAAATCACTACCGCCCTGCGCGGACCTGGGAAAAAGAAACATCTCTATCTTTCCGGCAGAACCACGGGGACCCTCGTCACGATGATCGATAAATTCTGCAAAACCGCCGGCATCGAAAGAGCCCCCGAGTTCGAACCCTACTCCCACGGTGCCCTCCGCACGGCCTATGGAAGGCTCTTCGGTACCTCCGACCTTCCCGGGTACCGGATTAAAAAGGCTGATTTTCTTCTGACTCTGGGCGCCGATATCCTGGAGACCTTCATCACTCCCGTCTCCTTTGCCGGGCAGGTTGCCGACCGGAAGGAAGATGCATCCTTTACCTGGACACACATCGAACCCCATGTGTCCCTCACGGGGATGAACGCAACGAATCGCCTCACCCTGCATCCCGGAAGCGAGCCGGTCCTCCTCCGTTTTCTCCTCCGCTCCATTCTTGGAAAAAAGATAAACCCCTCACCGGATACTGAGCGGATCCTTTCCTTCCTTCCAGCCCTCACACTCCGGGAAACCACCCGAAGAACCGGCCTTGCCCGGGAACAAATCCTCCGGATAGTCAACCACTTTGCGGAGGCGAAACAACCCCTCCTGATCACCGGCGGGGTTTCTACCGGGCACGGCGACGGATTGCAGACCGCCCTTTTGACCGTTCTGATCCAGTGGAGTTTGTCGATGAACGAAGAAGGGACTATCGATTTTTCCCGCACGGAAAACTACGGTTCGCTGGGAACCTTCTCGGACCTGATGGTTCTCATGGACGAGCTGGAGCAAAACAGAATCGGCGTCCTCTTCCTTTCCCGGGCAAATCCCATCCATGCCATGGCGCAGGAGTATCACTTCCCGGAGAAACTTGCAAAAGCCGACCTCGTCGTCGCGTTCACCGACCTGATGGACGAGACCGCAAAAGAGGCCGACCTGATCCTGCCATTGTCGCACCCCCTCGAGTCGTGGGGAGACGCCGAACCGCAGCGGGGAATCCATTCGCTGATCCGGCCCGCTTTGCGCAAGCAATACGACACTTTCCCGGAAGCGGAGATTCTTCTTCAACTTCAGGACAGAATCCTGGGGCGCCCGCTGAAAACAGATTACGCGGAGATCCTTCGGTCGGCATGGCACAGCCTTTTCGGTGCTGAAGGGACGGAGGCATTCATGCAGCAAGGATATCGAAAGATCCCCCTCCCGGAAAGAGAGACATTTCTCGATCTCTCCACTCTCTCATCGTCTACGTTTCAGAAAAGCCCGCAATCTCTTGAAGGACAGGTATTGATCGTCACTCCGTCGATCCGGACCTTCGATGGACGGAGCCGGCCCCTCTCCCTTCTCTACGAGGTCCCCGACCCCCTGACGACAATCACCTACGGAAAATGGGCCTCCATCGGAGAGCGGACGGCCACTTCAGCCGGCCTTACTGATAAGGACAGGATTGTCCTTAAGACCCCCGGCGGAAAGATGACGCTTGCGGCAAAGGTTCAGCCGGGCCTGCCGGAGGGGGTACTCGTCGTCCAGCGGGATCTTTTCGAAAGCGCCCCCCTGCCGGGGAGTCCGGAGACAGGGGAAATCCTTCAAGTCTCTAAAAAAATGTTCCTTGAAAAAACCGGGGGTCCTGTGCGGATTCCGGTCCTCTCCGGGTCGACTTCACAACACGGACGGGGGCTGATCCCCATGAAGGAGATCCATCACCACGAACGGATCAGCCTCTATCCTCCACAGGAATACGCCGGGTACCGCTGGGCCATGGCCGTCGATCTCGACCGCTGCACAGGCTGCGCCGCCTGCGTGGCTGCCTGCTACGTCGAAAACAATGTCCCCATCGTCGGACGGGCGGAACATTTAAAGGGGCGGGAGATGTCCTGGCTCCGGATCGAGCCCTATTACAATGACGGCAGGGCCGAATTCCTTCCAATGATGTGCCAGCAGTGCGACGACGCCCCCTGCGAGACGGTTTGTCCGGTCTATGCGGCCTACCACAATCCCGAGGGACTGAACGTGCAGGTCTATAACCGCTGCGTGGGAACCCGCTACTGTTCCAACAACTGCCCCTACAAGGTTCGCCGCTTCAACTGGTTCGAACACCGGTGGGAACCGCCTCTCGACCGGATGATCAACCCGGAGATCTTCGTCCGGTGGAAGGGGGTCATGGAGAAGTGTTCCTTCTGCATCCAGCGGATCCGGAAGGGACACGACACCGCAAAGGACAGGAAGAGAAAAATCAGGGACGGGGAGGTAATCCCCGCCTGCGGAGAGAGCTGCCCCGCCGGGGCGATCACCTTCGGGAACCTCCTCGACCGGAAGAGCCGGGTCCACCGGCTGGCCCATTCCGGCCGGGCCTACCGGGTCTTTGATGAACTCGGCACGGAACCGGCGGTCTACTACCTGCGGAAGGTCTGA
- the nrfD gene encoding polysulfide reductase NrfD has protein sequence MQRNERIEREILSAMKRPGALYWIALFFCGSVFIVGMLFWGHQLKTGLGVAGISHPVAWGVYITNFVFWVGIAHSGTLISAVLFLFRAKFRTSFNRAAEAMTVFALMVAGLFPLIHLGRTWVFYYLLPYPSQRMIWPNFRSPLVWDVFAISTYLTVSLIFFYVGMIPDLAIMRRRFTGIRSRIYQVLSLGWEGRLGEWRNYEQLYLFLAAFATPLVASVHSIVSWDFAMSILPGWHTTIFAPYFVAGAIFSGTAMVITLVVPMRKVLSLEKYITVDHIESIAKILLFTSLIVTYAYIVEPALAVYGKNPFEIEAFRYRAFGDYSPLFWTMILCNSILPLTLFIKRLRRNIIFLFILSLLVNVGMWLERFVIIVSSLARDYTPYAWGTYHPSLVEVGITLGGFGLFFSAYLIFLKTLPVLSITEIKERSDGTKNHSE, from the coding sequence ATGCAGAGAAACGAACGGATCGAAAGGGAAATTCTCTCGGCCATGAAGAGACCGGGGGCACTCTACTGGATCGCCCTCTTCTTCTGCGGGTCGGTTTTTATCGTGGGGATGCTCTTCTGGGGACACCAGTTGAAGACCGGCCTCGGCGTGGCCGGGATCTCCCATCCCGTAGCGTGGGGAGTCTATATCACCAATTTCGTTTTCTGGGTCGGGATTGCACACTCCGGGACACTGATTTCCGCCGTACTCTTTCTCTTCCGCGCAAAGTTCCGGACCAGCTTCAACCGGGCGGCCGAGGCGATGACCGTCTTCGCCCTGATGGTGGCCGGCCTCTTCCCCCTGATCCATCTCGGGCGGACCTGGGTCTTCTACTACCTCCTTCCGTATCCCAGCCAGCGGATGATCTGGCCCAACTTCCGGTCTCCCCTCGTATGGGACGTCTTCGCCATCAGCACCTACCTGACGGTGAGCCTGATCTTCTTCTACGTCGGAATGATCCCCGATCTCGCCATCATGCGCCGCCGCTTTACCGGCATACGCAGCCGGATCTACCAGGTCCTCTCCCTCGGATGGGAAGGCAGACTCGGTGAATGGAGAAACTACGAGCAGCTCTACCTCTTTCTCGCCGCCTTCGCCACGCCACTGGTGGCCTCGGTCCACTCCATCGTATCGTGGGACTTCGCCATGAGCATCCTCCCCGGATGGCACACCACGATCTTCGCCCCCTACTTCGTGGCCGGGGCGATCTTCTCGGGGACGGCCATGGTCATCACCCTCGTCGTCCCCATGCGGAAGGTCCTCTCCCTGGAGAAATACATCACCGTCGATCACATCGAATCGATCGCCAAGATCCTCCTCTTCACCTCGTTGATCGTTACCTATGCCTACATCGTGGAACCGGCCCTCGCGGTCTACGGGAAGAACCCCTTCGAGATCGAGGCATTCCGCTACCGGGCCTTCGGCGACTACAGCCCTCTCTTCTGGACCATGATCCTCTGTAACTCGATCCTGCCGCTAACCCTCTTCATAAAACGACTGCGGCGAAACATCATCTTCCTGTTCATCCTCTCTCTCCTGGTCAATGTCGGGATGTGGCTGGAACGGTTCGTCATTATCGTCAGCAGCCTGGCGCGGGACTACACCCCCTACGCCTGGGGCACCTATCACCCCAGTCTCGTGGAAGTCGGAATCACCCTGGGCGGGTTCGGCCTCTTCTTCTCGGCCTACCTGATCTTTCTCAAGACCCTTCCCGTCCTCTCCATTACCGAGATCAAGGAGCGCAGTGATGGCACAAAAAATCATTCTGAATAA
- a CDS encoding cytochrome c3 family protein — protein MMIRILQLLITGYFGIFLLLATGLGVGWSRMNLSPEQPIAFPHTIHAGRLGLPCNFCHLYVRRGKQATVPPISVCMSCHKNIAVDRPEIVKLTGYYERGEPIAWNRIYKVPPFVYFTHKRHIKAGIDCSACHGEVRAMKRVRRVRSLKMGFCVTCHKSKGAPRDCATCHK, from the coding sequence ATGATGATCCGGATCCTGCAGCTCCTGATCACAGGCTATTTCGGAATCTTTCTGCTCCTTGCGACCGGACTGGGTGTGGGATGGAGCCGGATGAATCTCTCGCCCGAACAGCCGATCGCCTTTCCCCATACCATCCACGCAGGCCGGCTGGGGCTTCCCTGCAACTTCTGCCATCTTTATGTGCGACGCGGGAAACAGGCGACCGTGCCGCCGATTTCGGTCTGCATGTCGTGCCACAAAAACATTGCGGTGGACCGGCCGGAGATCGTCAAACTGACCGGCTACTATGAGCGGGGAGAACCGATCGCCTGGAACCGGATCTACAAGGTCCCCCCTTTTGTCTATTTCACCCACAAACGTCACATCAAGGCGGGGATCGACTGTTCCGCCTGTCACGGTGAGGTCCGGGCCATGAAGCGGGTCCGGCGGGTCCGCTCCCTGAAAATGGGGTTCTGTGTCACCTGCCACAAAAGCAAGGGGGCGCCGCGGGATTGCGCGACCTGTCATAAATAG